The sequence below is a genomic window from Curtobacterium sp. MCPF17_002.
GAGTGCGAGGCCGTACGTGCCGTGCATGTCCGCTCGGCGCCACTCGTCGGGCACCGACTCGCGGCCGCGGAGGTACTCGCGGACGAGGTGGTGGTCGAGTTCCACCGAGGCCGCCAGCATCTCGGCGGTGCCGGGGACCTCGCCGGGGCCGTCGGACTCCACCGTGAACCCGGTGATCGTCGCGCGCCACGGCCGGGAGCGCCCGTCGCCGGAGTCGTCGGGCTCGACCAGGCCGAGTGCGGCGAGGACCCGCAGGTGGTAGCTGCAGTTCGACGGGGTGTCACCGACCGCGCGGGCGCACTGCGAGGCGGTGGCGGGGCCGGACGACATCAGGTACCCGAGGACGTCGAGA
It includes:
- a CDS encoding helix-turn-helix domain-containing protein; this translates as MQERRVTLTDPAVVDALAHPVRLDVLGYLMSSGPATASQCARAVGDTPSNCSYHLRVLAALGLVEPDDSGDGRSRPWRATITGFTVESDGPGEVPGTAEMLAASVELDHHLVREYLRGRESVPDEWRRADMHGTYGLALSPAELIEVERQLDAVLRPYLRPTRTDAPDDAEYVHVSINAFPRAEFSGPR